One Roseiconus lacunae genomic region harbors:
- a CDS encoding arylsulfatase: MSVALAAGPAVHPALPTHAYRCRVWGIVFAWFLSRGVFNNVAFQLLLVRPLVVVLVLAFFLPTVNGQEADRHQLPMTLTPFQGKIGKTYKESTSDWQGPVAAPSGAPNVVIILLDDVGFGQTSTFGGLIPTPSLDKLAAEGLKYNRFHTTAICGPSRAALLTGRNHHECGNGFLMEWATGFPNYSTMLPRSTATIAEVLKGNGYNTWWFGKNHNTPDWETTVAGPFDRWPTGMGFEYFYGFNAGETHQYYPVIFENTVPVEPSQTPEEGYHFMTDMTDRAISRMKLAKSVAPNKPFFMYFAPGAMHAPHHVTAQWREKFKGQFDMGWEKYREQVFQNQLDRGIIPPGTKLTPRPDWVPAWESLSDKQKRVYAALFENFAGYFAFTDHEVGRLLDSIKLLPDADNTLVIYIVGDNGASAEGGPDGTLNEIRNLNGLPTDLDDVIANLGKLGGPESEPHYPLGWAWAGNTPFQWVKQIASHLGGTRNPMVVSWPAKIKPDSQPRDAFLHLVDVVPTILEAVDIPMPDKVNGIEQKPLAGESFLASFDDPSYLGRTDQYFEIFSNRSFYRDGWKANAQHTRPWRQDLAPGNWENDRWELYHLDEDFSESNDLASSEPDKLEELKKAFDQTAERRSVYPLDDRGAGRLAIPKPPVPGADENASTYTYFPGATRIAEPAAPPMKNRSWTLVADVSADGDATEGVVMGFGGVAAGMVLYLDAGVPVFDYNYFEEHTVVKSNQALPSGESTLEVDFDYAGGGAGKCATITLKVDGREVGRQSMGATVGGRFGIDTFGIGEDSGQPVTDAYQPPFKFNGEIEKVTIKIKPSS; the protein is encoded by the coding sequence TTGTCTGTCGCGTTGGCTGCGGGCCCCGCAGTTCACCCGGCATTGCCGACGCACGCCTATCGCTGTCGCGTTTGGGGCATCGTTTTCGCATGGTTTCTTTCTCGCGGAGTATTCAACAACGTGGCTTTCCAACTATTGCTCGTCAGGCCTCTTGTGGTCGTTCTCGTTCTTGCGTTCTTTTTGCCAACGGTGAATGGTCAGGAGGCGGATCGACATCAGCTTCCGATGACACTGACGCCTTTTCAGGGCAAGATCGGGAAAACGTATAAGGAATCGACATCGGATTGGCAGGGACCGGTTGCCGCGCCGTCTGGTGCACCGAATGTTGTCATCATTCTTTTAGATGACGTGGGGTTCGGCCAGACATCGACGTTCGGCGGACTGATTCCAACCCCGTCGCTCGACAAGTTGGCGGCCGAGGGATTGAAGTACAACCGATTCCATACCACCGCAATTTGTGGTCCTTCGAGGGCCGCGTTGCTGACCGGTCGCAATCACCATGAATGCGGGAACGGTTTTTTGATGGAGTGGGCGACCGGGTTTCCGAATTACTCCACCATGCTTCCGCGTTCCACCGCGACGATCGCCGAGGTGCTTAAGGGCAATGGGTACAACACGTGGTGGTTTGGCAAGAATCACAACACACCGGACTGGGAAACCACCGTGGCAGGCCCCTTTGATCGTTGGCCTACGGGAATGGGGTTTGAGTATTTTTATGGTTTCAATGCTGGTGAAACACATCAGTACTATCCCGTGATTTTTGAAAACACGGTGCCGGTCGAGCCGAGTCAGACACCCGAAGAGGGTTATCACTTCATGACCGACATGACAGATCGAGCGATCTCACGGATGAAGCTGGCCAAGTCGGTCGCGCCCAACAAGCCATTCTTTATGTACTTCGCACCTGGGGCGATGCACGCGCCGCACCACGTCACCGCTCAGTGGCGAGAGAAGTTTAAAGGTCAGTTCGATATGGGGTGGGAGAAGTATCGTGAGCAAGTGTTTCAGAATCAGCTTGATCGTGGGATCATTCCACCGGGAACCAAGTTGACGCCTCGTCCCGACTGGGTGCCCGCCTGGGAGAGTCTAAGCGACAAGCAGAAGAGAGTTTATGCCGCGCTGTTCGAAAACTTCGCCGGCTACTTTGCCTTTACTGATCACGAAGTGGGGCGTCTGCTCGATTCGATCAAGCTATTGCCGGATGCCGACAATACGCTGGTGATTTACATCGTCGGTGACAACGGAGCCAGTGCCGAAGGAGGCCCAGATGGCACGCTCAATGAGATTCGAAATCTCAATGGGCTACCGACCGATCTGGACGATGTGATCGCAAATCTTGGAAAGCTCGGTGGTCCCGAGTCAGAGCCCCATTATCCACTCGGTTGGGCGTGGGCCGGGAACACACCGTTTCAATGGGTCAAACAGATCGCCTCGCATCTTGGTGGCACACGAAATCCGATGGTGGTTTCGTGGCCCGCAAAGATCAAGCCCGATAGTCAACCACGCGATGCGTTCTTGCATCTCGTCGATGTGGTACCGACCATCTTGGAGGCTGTCGACATTCCGATGCCGGACAAGGTAAACGGGATCGAACAAAAACCTTTGGCTGGGGAATCGTTTCTCGCTAGTTTTGATGACCCGTCTTACCTCGGACGCACCGACCAGTACTTTGAAATTTTTAGTAATCGGTCATTTTATCGTGATGGTTGGAAAGCAAACGCGCAACACACACGACCCTGGCGGCAAGATCTCGCGCCGGGAAATTGGGAGAATGATCGCTGGGAGCTTTATCACTTGGATGAGGATTTCTCCGAGTCGAATGACTTGGCATCTTCGGAGCCTGATAAACTAGAAGAGTTGAAGAAAGCGTTCGACCAAACAGCCGAGAGACGTTCTGTTTATCCGCTGGATGATCGGGGTGCGGGTCGATTGGCAATCCCCAAGCCGCCGGTTCCAGGTGCCGATGAAAACGCGTCGACCTACACCTACTTTCCCGGGGCAACACGAATCGCCGAACCGGCAGCTCCGCCGATGAAAAACCGAAGTTGGACCCTCGTCGCGGATGTGAGTGCCGACGGGGATGCGACCGAAGGAGTTGTCATGGGGTTCGGTGGTGTCGCCGCGGGGATGGTGTTGTACCTTGATGCGGGTGTGCCGGTGTTCGATTACAACTACTTTGAAGAACACACGGTTGTGAAGTCCAATCAGGCGTTGCCGTCGGGAGAGTCCACGCTGGAAGTTGACTTCGACTATGCCGGTGGCGGTGCGGGAAAATGTGCGACGATTACATTAAAAGTTGACGGCCGTGAGGTCGGTCGGCAATCGATGGGGGCGACGGTCGGTGGGCGATTTGGTATCGATACCTTTGGGATCGGCGAAGATTCGGGACAGCCCGTCACCGATGCCTACCAGCCACCGTTTAAATTTAATGGGGAGATCGAGAAGGTGACCATCAAGATCAAGCCATCGTCTTAG
- a CDS encoding nuclear transport factor 2 family protein, whose amino-acid sequence MALPTDIRPPFNSTTALQKVRAAEDAWNSRDPRRVSLAYSIDSQWRNRSEFLQGRDQIQHFLSNKWDNELDYRLVKSLWSFTDHHIAVRFQYEYHNPQGEWFRAYGNELWEFDETGLMRRREASINDVPIDENERKFFWDAPGPRPIDDAGIPDVR is encoded by the coding sequence ATGGCTTTGCCAACCGACATTCGCCCTCCGTTTAATTCCACCACCGCCCTGCAAAAAGTGCGAGCCGCGGAGGACGCCTGGAACTCCCGCGACCCCCGGCGAGTCTCCCTCGCCTACTCCATCGACTCTCAGTGGCGCAATCGAAGTGAATTTCTGCAAGGCAGAGATCAAATCCAACACTTCCTGTCAAACAAGTGGGACAACGAACTCGACTATCGGCTTGTCAAATCACTGTGGTCATTCACGGATCACCACATCGCCGTTCGTTTCCAGTACGAGTACCACAACCCTCAAGGCGAATGGTTTCGTGCTTACGGGAATGAACTTTGGGAGTTCGACGAAACGGGACTGATGCGGCGAAGAGAAGCAAGCATCAACGACGTTCCGATCGACGAAAACGAACGCAAGTTCTTCTGGGATGCACCCGGCCCGCGCCCGATCGACGACGCGGGCATTCCCGATGTTCGCTAA
- a CDS encoding DUF4381 domain-containing protein, translating to MNDTTSLDRLHDLVEPAPVSWWPLAPGWYVLIAAGVTVVGIVGWQVWLRWQANAYRRQAFQSVQNASSAAEIAEIIRRTALSFSARSQIASLTGESWVDWIEKTLPKSMSASMPNSAKRLLAGSIYAAPVDSSQLADLRRFAQTWVLYHQPVVTRNAGKPC from the coding sequence ATGAATGACACAACAAGTCTGGATCGATTACATGACCTTGTTGAACCCGCACCGGTTTCCTGGTGGCCGTTGGCACCCGGTTGGTATGTCCTGATAGCGGCCGGTGTTACCGTGGTTGGGATTGTCGGTTGGCAGGTCTGGTTGCGATGGCAAGCGAACGCCTATCGAAGGCAGGCATTTCAATCAGTGCAAAATGCGTCAAGTGCCGCAGAGATCGCCGAAATCATCCGGCGGACTGCGTTGTCATTCTCGGCGCGGTCTCAAATTGCATCGCTGACCGGCGAGTCCTGGGTGGACTGGATCGAGAAGACGCTACCGAAATCGATGTCAGCTTCGATGCCTAATTCGGCGAAACGCTTGCTTGCGGGATCCATCTATGCTGCCCCCGTTGATTCATCGCAACTCGCAGATCTTAGGCGTTTCGCGCAAACATGGGTGTTGTATCATCAGCCCGTAGTCACGCGTAATGCAGGTAAGCCATGTTGA
- a CDS encoding arylsulfatase, with amino-acid sequence MLAVAMIAAVNAQDKPNIVVIWGDDIGVHNISAYNHGIMGYRTPNIDSLAKQGALFTDSYAQQSCTAGRASFILGQHPFRTGLLTIGMPGSDHGIPDWTPTIADLLKEQGYATGQFGKNHLGDQDKHLPTNHGFDEFYGNLYHLNAEEEPETYYYPKDPEFRKKYGPRGVIHSFADGRVEDTGPLTRDRMETIDEEVHTKAMDFLERQVKADKPAFLWYNSTRMHVWTHLKKESQGKTGIGLYPDGMVEHDGYVGRVLEKIKELGIDENTIVIYSTDNGAETFSWPDGGITPFHGEKGTTWEGGFRVPLLVKWPGVIEPGTVYNEIISQEDWMPTLLSAAGVPDVVEKLKKGYKANGKEFRVHCDGYNFMPFFKGDTDKGPRKEIYYFGQGGDLNAVRVQNWKIHFAVVNGNIATGTREVPGWPLVINLKADPYEKMWKEGTLGYFRWYADNMWTFVPVQQFIQDFLATIPEYPFQSGASLNAAGINYQTIEQQKLIQKLKAIEPPRN; translated from the coding sequence ATGCTTGCCGTCGCGATGATCGCAGCGGTAAACGCCCAGGATAAACCTAACATTGTCGTCATTTGGGGTGACGATATTGGTGTGCATAATATCAGTGCTTATAACCATGGGATCATGGGGTATCGAACGCCAAACATTGATAGTTTGGCAAAGCAAGGTGCATTGTTCACCGATTCCTACGCCCAGCAAAGTTGCACCGCCGGGCGAGCGTCGTTCATCCTCGGTCAGCATCCATTTCGAACCGGGTTGTTGACGATCGGGATGCCCGGAAGCGACCACGGCATTCCAGACTGGACACCGACGATCGCCGATCTGCTCAAAGAGCAAGGCTACGCGACCGGGCAATTCGGCAAAAATCACTTGGGGGACCAGGACAAACACTTGCCGACCAATCACGGCTTCGACGAGTTCTACGGTAACCTTTATCACCTCAACGCCGAAGAAGAGCCGGAGACCTACTACTATCCCAAAGATCCCGAGTTCCGCAAAAAATACGGTCCTCGAGGTGTCATCCATTCATTCGCCGATGGCCGCGTCGAAGACACCGGACCACTGACGCGAGATCGAATGGAAACGATCGATGAAGAAGTTCACACCAAAGCGATGGATTTTCTGGAGCGACAAGTCAAAGCGGATAAACCGGCATTCTTGTGGTACAACTCGACTCGGATGCACGTGTGGACGCACCTGAAGAAGGAGTCGCAAGGCAAAACCGGGATCGGGCTCTATCCCGATGGAATGGTCGAGCACGACGGCTACGTCGGTCGAGTCCTGGAGAAGATCAAAGAGCTTGGCATCGACGAGAATACCATCGTCATCTACAGCACCGACAACGGTGCCGAGACTTTCTCGTGGCCCGACGGTGGCATCACACCATTCCATGGTGAAAAAGGGACGACCTGGGAAGGTGGTTTCCGCGTTCCGTTGTTGGTCAAATGGCCAGGCGTGATTGAACCTGGAACGGTTTACAACGAAATTATCTCTCAAGAAGACTGGATGCCAACATTGCTGTCTGCCGCCGGCGTCCCCGATGTCGTCGAAAAGTTGAAGAAAGGATACAAAGCCAACGGCAAAGAATTCCGTGTTCACTGTGACGGATACAACTTCATGCCGTTCTTCAAAGGCGACACCGATAAGGGACCACGCAAGGAAATCTATTACTTCGGGCAGGGTGGTGATCTAAATGCGGTCCGTGTTCAGAACTGGAAAATTCACTTTGCGGTCGTCAATGGGAACATTGCCACCGGAACACGTGAAGTCCCCGGTTGGCCTCTCGTGATCAACCTCAAGGCTGACCCTTACGAAAAGATGTGGAAGGAAGGAACGCTTGGTTACTTCCGATGGTATGCGGACAACATGTGGACCTTCGTTCCCGTTCAGCAGTTCATCCAGGATTTCCTGGCGACGATTCCGGAGTATCCATTCCAGTCAGGCGCGAGTTTGAATGCCGCAGGGATCAATTACCAGACGATCGAGCAGCAGAAACTGATTCAGAAGCTGAAGGCGATCGAGCCGCCGCGGAATTAA
- a CDS encoding DUF3302 domain-containing protein has translation MEYQFQSAGPALRVISLVFLLVFALAILGVIVLMAALPGQIARRRHHRYADAVSIAGWFGLPTGVIWVLAMVWAHITPSDSLNGASDSNGKRFLVDQIDQLETLVERLEQDAKGRRSEDRHV, from the coding sequence ATGGAATATCAGTTTCAATCGGCCGGTCCGGCGCTCCGCGTGATCAGCTTGGTTTTTCTGCTCGTGTTTGCCTTGGCGATCTTAGGGGTGATCGTGCTGATGGCAGCGCTTCCCGGGCAAATCGCCAGGCGTCGTCATCATCGCTATGCCGATGCCGTTAGTATTGCCGGATGGTTTGGATTGCCGACCGGAGTGATCTGGGTCTTGGCGATGGTGTGGGCCCATATCACACCGTCGGATTCTCTTAACGGGGCCTCTGATTCAAACGGCAAACGGTTCCTTGTGGACCAGATTGATCAGTTGGAAACGCTTGTCGAACGTCTGGAACAGGATGCGAAGGGGCGTCGTTCGGAGGATCGTCACGTATGA
- a CDS encoding AAA family ATPase has protein sequence MEPRESILRISEAMNRSVIGQQEVVERMLIALLADGHVLMEGLPGTAKTRSVKTLSRLVDSEFGRVQFTPDLLPSDVTGAEIYREQNATFEFQPGPIFGNLILADEINRAPAKVQAALLEAMEERQVTVTGTTHQLPQLFLVLATQNPIEQEGTYPLPEAQMDRFLLYVRVDYPEGENEAAILRLVRGEKSGDATEDPPKIEQEVVFEARRQVNAIHVAEPAEKYIVDLILGTRNPQAYGGHLAKWIQLGCSSRGTIALDAAARAHAWLAGQDFVAPENIRAVAPACLAHRIHLTYEAEAAGVSRTEAIEELLKVVVPV, from the coding sequence ATGGAACCGCGAGAGTCGATTCTCCGCATTTCAGAAGCGATGAACCGATCTGTGATCGGGCAACAAGAGGTTGTCGAGCGGATGTTGATCGCGCTGTTAGCCGACGGCCATGTGCTGATGGAAGGGCTACCCGGGACCGCTAAGACCCGTAGCGTAAAAACGCTTTCTCGTTTGGTCGACAGTGAATTCGGTCGGGTGCAGTTCACACCTGATCTATTGCCTTCCGACGTGACCGGCGCTGAAATTTATCGTGAGCAAAACGCCACGTTCGAATTCCAGCCGGGCCCGATCTTTGGCAATTTGATCCTTGCCGACGAAATCAATCGCGCCCCGGCTAAGGTTCAGGCGGCCCTTCTAGAAGCAATGGAAGAACGGCAAGTGACGGTGACCGGGACGACGCATCAATTACCGCAACTGTTCCTTGTCCTTGCCACCCAAAACCCGATCGAACAAGAAGGAACTTATCCACTGCCTGAAGCGCAAATGGATCGTTTCTTGCTTTATGTTCGCGTTGATTACCCTGAGGGTGAGAACGAAGCGGCGATCTTGCGGCTCGTTCGTGGCGAAAAATCAGGTGACGCTACCGAGGACCCTCCGAAAATCGAACAGGAGGTTGTGTTCGAGGCTCGTCGTCAAGTCAACGCGATCCACGTCGCCGAACCCGCCGAAAAGTACATCGTCGATCTCATTCTAGGCACGCGAAATCCACAAGCCTATGGCGGTCATCTCGCCAAGTGGATTCAGCTCGGATGTAGTTCTCGTGGGACGATCGCACTCGACGCGGCCGCCCGCGCCCACGCATGGCTTGCCGGGCAAGACTTTGTCGCACCGGAAAACATCCGCGCCGTCGCTCCGGCCTGTTTGGCGCATCGAATTCACCTCACTTATGAAGCCGAGGCCGCCGGGGTTTCCAGGACCGAAGCGATCGAGGAACTACTCAAGGTCGTCGTGCCTGTTTGA
- a CDS encoding DUF58 domain-containing protein, whose translation MLSYSQGVVLNARVRISLDELLLLQAEARGFSLLPRQPVNSLLAGRHASRLRGRGLAFEELRRYHEGDDIRTMDWKATARLRTPQVRVYTEERERPVLLIVDQRQSMFFGSQRAMKSVVAAEAAALGLWRALDGGDRVGGLVIEDDQIAKVRPHRSRQRAMQLLHEIVRANHQVVPDRKGRHASIDGAHRLNEALKQTVQIAKHDHLIVLISDLDGADDETQRLTTRLAAHNDMIVVAVYDPLGASLQGTPGMMANDRGRLHQIPASASFTEEFRKAFQRNLDRWREIFRSLRVPVLPISTVKSVPDQVRSRLGHPTAAR comes from the coding sequence TTGCTCTCATATAGCCAAGGCGTTGTCTTGAACGCACGTGTCCGTATATCACTTGACGAATTGCTGTTGCTTCAGGCCGAGGCCCGTGGCTTTTCGTTGCTGCCACGGCAACCGGTCAATTCGCTCTTGGCCGGGCGCCATGCGTCACGACTCCGTGGTCGTGGATTGGCGTTTGAAGAACTGCGACGTTATCACGAAGGCGACGATATTCGCACGATGGACTGGAAGGCGACCGCTCGATTACGGACACCGCAGGTTCGTGTCTATACCGAAGAACGCGAACGTCCGGTGTTATTGATTGTCGATCAGCGTCAATCCATGTTCTTCGGAAGCCAGCGGGCGATGAAATCTGTCGTTGCCGCCGAAGCGGCCGCGCTGGGGCTATGGCGAGCGCTCGACGGCGGAGATCGCGTCGGAGGGCTGGTGATCGAAGACGATCAGATCGCCAAGGTGCGTCCTCATCGAAGTCGCCAGCGGGCGATGCAATTGTTACACGAGATCGTACGCGCCAATCACCAGGTTGTTCCCGATCGCAAGGGTCGCCATGCATCGATCGACGGTGCCCACAGATTGAACGAAGCACTCAAGCAAACGGTGCAAATCGCCAAGCATGATCATTTGATTGTGTTGATCAGTGATCTGGACGGCGCCGACGACGAAACCCAGCGATTGACTACGCGTCTTGCCGCCCACAATGACATGATCGTTGTCGCGGTTTATGACCCGCTCGGGGCATCGCTTCAAGGGACGCCCGGAATGATGGCGAACGATCGTGGGCGGCTGCATCAAATTCCGGCCTCCGCTTCGTTTACCGAAGAGTTTCGTAAGGCGTTTCAGCGCAACCTCGATCGATGGCGAGAGATCTTTCGATCGTTGCGAGTCCCCGTCCTTCCGATTTCAACCGTGAAGTCTGTCCCCGATCAAGTGCGATCACGTCTCGGTCATCCCACGGCAGCACGATGA
- a CDS encoding HlyD family secretion protein gives MSWILAAVYCGVIWLVFAKLRLLRLTLPLTIVLASVGPMLIVVLLFCAQYFHPYTPLAVVVAQIDPIAPQLSRSGRVNEVLVDPNQAVRKGQPLFNVDPLPYENAVAIAEAKLEQAKQNVTLSESTIELRKASLERSEADLQYAKNDRERYEKLVESGGASQDEVEQSRTRLKQAAAALVQANELLGQANVSVGVAKAQLAQSETSLSDARYDLRQTTTVAPADGYVTNLQLHPGMLVGPSSGPVLTFVRDPKEDERGVVVATFPEKNVLRIQPGQYAEVAMDAYPGEVITGKVLNVIKVTGQGQLMAGGILPASVVNGQPSLFAVRILIDDQGAYPLLGGAQGQAAVYTSDIQIAGIPVMFLIRAKSWMNYLF, from the coding sequence ATGAGTTGGATTCTTGCCGCGGTCTACTGTGGGGTGATCTGGTTAGTCTTTGCGAAGTTGCGTTTGCTTCGTTTGACGTTGCCGCTGACCATCGTATTGGCTTCGGTCGGCCCCATGTTGATTGTTGTTTTGTTGTTTTGTGCGCAGTATTTTCATCCTTACACGCCGCTTGCCGTGGTGGTCGCACAGATTGATCCGATCGCCCCACAGCTTTCGCGATCCGGGCGGGTCAACGAAGTTCTCGTCGATCCAAATCAAGCTGTCCGGAAAGGGCAACCGCTGTTCAACGTCGATCCGCTGCCCTACGAGAATGCCGTCGCTATAGCGGAGGCCAAACTCGAACAGGCCAAGCAAAACGTCACGTTGTCCGAAAGTACAATCGAGCTGCGGAAAGCTTCACTGGAACGATCTGAAGCTGATTTGCAGTATGCCAAAAACGACCGTGAGCGATATGAAAAACTGGTCGAGTCCGGAGGGGCCAGCCAAGATGAGGTCGAGCAATCGCGTACTCGGCTCAAGCAGGCTGCCGCTGCTTTGGTGCAAGCGAATGAGCTATTAGGACAGGCGAACGTATCCGTCGGAGTTGCCAAAGCACAATTGGCCCAGTCAGAAACATCGCTTTCGGACGCACGCTATGACTTGCGGCAGACGACGACAGTGGCTCCGGCCGATGGCTACGTGACCAATTTGCAGCTCCATCCCGGAATGTTGGTCGGCCCTTCGTCCGGGCCCGTGTTGACATTTGTGCGTGATCCCAAAGAAGACGAGCGAGGTGTGGTCGTCGCAACGTTTCCCGAGAAGAACGTGTTGCGTATCCAGCCGGGGCAGTACGCCGAAGTCGCAATGGATGCCTATCCCGGCGAAGTAATCACCGGCAAAGTTCTTAATGTGATCAAAGTGACTGGGCAGGGACAATTGATGGCCGGAGGAATTTTGCCAGCGTCAGTTGTCAATGGGCAGCCATCGTTGTTTGCGGTCAGGATTCTGATCGACGATCAGGGGGCCTATCCGTTACTCGGCGGTGCCCAGGGGCAAGCCGCCGTGTACACCAGTGATATACAGATTGCCGGAATTCCCGTGATGTTTCTGATTCGTGCGAAGAGTTGGATGAACTACCTGTTTTAA
- a CDS encoding TetR/AcrR family transcriptional regulator codes for MSPKKLKRPGARERLVETAERLFYAEGIRTVGIDRIIAEAGVAKMSLYNHFDSKDDLILAVLEYREQKFDAMYESSMAKHAKAGRQPLEAFFGALKDWFKSPGFRGCMFINSFVELADANHAGAVFSSEHKKRFHASLANAIAESHGKQTAKERTPQIALLVEGAIITAALSGSPKPADHAKNAAIKLLS; via the coding sequence ATGAGCCCAAAAAAACTTAAACGCCCGGGTGCTCGCGAACGTCTCGTCGAAACCGCAGAGCGACTGTTTTACGCCGAAGGCATTCGCACCGTCGGCATCGACCGGATCATCGCCGAAGCGGGGGTCGCGAAGATGTCCCTGTACAACCACTTTGACTCCAAAGATGATTTGATCCTCGCAGTCCTTGAGTACCGCGAGCAAAAATTTGATGCGATGTACGAGTCCTCGATGGCAAAGCACGCGAAGGCGGGTCGACAACCACTCGAAGCATTCTTCGGCGCCCTCAAAGATTGGTTCAAGAGCCCCGGCTTTCGCGGATGCATGTTTATCAACTCGTTCGTCGAACTCGCCGACGCAAACCATGCCGGCGCCGTATTCTCGTCCGAACACAAGAAGCGATTTCATGCGTCATTAGCCAACGCGATCGCGGAATCACATGGGAAACAAACGGCCAAGGAGCGAACACCGCAAATTGCTCTTTTGGTCGAAGGTGCAATCATCACGGCGGCATTGTCAGGCTCGCCAAAACCAGCCGACCACGCAAAGAACGCCGCGATCAAATTGCTCTCCTAG